A single region of the Epinephelus fuscoguttatus linkage group LG14, E.fuscoguttatus.final_Chr_v1 genome encodes:
- the fndc5a gene encoding fibronectin type III domain-containing protein 5 isoform X1 — translation MERFSLLVLSCLCVSRVTADSLSPPVNVTIKAVKANSAVVTWDIPEGDPVIGFAITQQKKDVRMLRFIQEVNTTTRSCALWDLEEETDYIVHVQSISMSGTSPLSEPLRFRTPKEAETQASKSKDEVTMEEVGQTTQLRAGELIIIVVVLIMWAGVIALFCRQYDIIKDNEPNNNKDKAKNSSECSTPEHPTGGLLRSKFPKNNNNNNRMPSVNIIEV, via the exons ataGCTTGTCGCCTCCTGTCAATGTGACCATCAaagcagtgaaagcaaactCTGCTGTGGTGACATGGGACATCCCCGAGGGAGACCCCGTTATTGGCTTTGCCATCACACAGCAG AAGAAAGACGTGCGCATGCTGCGATTCATCCAGGAAGTCAACACCACCACACGCTCCTGTGCATTATGGGACTTGGAGGAAGAGACAGACTACATTGTGCATGTCCAGTCCATCAGCATGTCTGGGACGAGCCCGCTGAGCGAACCCCTGCGCTTCCGAACGCCGAAGGAGGCCGAGACTCAGGCCTCTAAGAGTAAAG ACGAAGTGACGATGGAAGAAGTGGGCCAAACCACCCAGCTGAGGGCGGGGGAGCTCATCATCATCGTGGTGGTACTTATCATGTGGGCAG GTGTGATCGCGCTCTTCTGTCGCCAGTACGACATCATCAAAGACAACGAGCCCAACAACAACAAGGACAAAGCCAAAAACTCCTCCGAGTGCAGCACTCCTGAACATCCAACAGGGGGGCTGTTGCGCAGTAAG ttccccaagaacaacaacaacaacaataggaTGCCATCTGTCAACATCATTGAGGTGTGA
- the fndc5a gene encoding fibronectin type III domain-containing protein 5 isoform X2 has protein sequence MERFSLLVLSCLCVSRVTADSLSPPVNVTIKAVKANSAVVTWDIPEGDPVIGFAITQQKKDVRMLRFIQEVNTTTRSCALWDLEEETDYIVHVQSISMSGTSPLSEPLRFRTPKEAETQASKSKDEVTMEEVGQTTQLRAGELIIIVVVLIMWAGVIALFCRQYDIIKDNEPNNNKDKAKNSSECSTPEHPTGGLLRSKV, from the exons ataGCTTGTCGCCTCCTGTCAATGTGACCATCAaagcagtgaaagcaaactCTGCTGTGGTGACATGGGACATCCCCGAGGGAGACCCCGTTATTGGCTTTGCCATCACACAGCAG AAGAAAGACGTGCGCATGCTGCGATTCATCCAGGAAGTCAACACCACCACACGCTCCTGTGCATTATGGGACTTGGAGGAAGAGACAGACTACATTGTGCATGTCCAGTCCATCAGCATGTCTGGGACGAGCCCGCTGAGCGAACCCCTGCGCTTCCGAACGCCGAAGGAGGCCGAGACTCAGGCCTCTAAGAGTAAAG ACGAAGTGACGATGGAAGAAGTGGGCCAAACCACCCAGCTGAGGGCGGGGGAGCTCATCATCATCGTGGTGGTACTTATCATGTGGGCAG GTGTGATCGCGCTCTTCTGTCGCCAGTACGACATCATCAAAGACAACGAGCCCAACAACAACAAGGACAAAGCCAAAAACTCCTCCGAGTGCAGCACTCCTGAACATCCAACAGGGGGGCTGTTGCGCAGTAAGGTATAA